The Planococcus liqunii genome includes a region encoding these proteins:
- a CDS encoding PilW family protein: MKNQKGITLVELLAVLAITGIIIVLIFSVLLTGSNASHRTAAKQQMQQEANYIVEVVRNEYLKLHGPKINLKIEGVGEQQKLKMGSQVISRGYNYKIIEPASGTIDPTINSNLQLELSAPNSKPFIIKTTLSKLR; the protein is encoded by the coding sequence ATGAAAAATCAAAAAGGGATAACATTAGTAGAATTATTAGCAGTACTGGCTATTACAGGAATTATTATTGTTTTAATTTTCTCGGTTTTATTAACCGGATCAAATGCTTCTCATCGGACAGCTGCAAAACAACAAATGCAACAAGAGGCAAACTACATAGTAGAAGTAGTTAGGAATGAGTATTTAAAACTTCATGGCCCGAAAATCAATTTAAAAATAGAGGGAGTCGGCGAACAACAAAAATTGAAAATGGGAAGTCAAGTTATTTCCCGAGGATATAATTATAAAATAATAGAACCCGCTTCAGGCACCATTGATCCTACGATAAATTCAAATTTACAACTAGAATTGTCAGCCCCGAATTCAAAACCTTTTATTATTAAAACTACGCTCAGTAAATTGAGGTAA
- a CDS encoding prepilin-type N-terminal cleavage/methylation domain-containing protein, which yields MRNKSQNEKGMTLVELLAAIVLLGIILVAFMSFFTQSAKFTAHNHETLTAVQVAEQVVAEVRTISKIEEMKKSINTLQGKKITDDITYTPYVVTIEEVEAPASVKENLKKAIITVKSISGAGINEPEFKTEMYIKVK from the coding sequence ATGAGAAATAAATCTCAAAATGAAAAAGGAATGACTTTAGTAGAATTATTAGCTGCCATAGTTTTGTTAGGAATAATACTTGTTGCATTTATGTCGTTTTTTACGCAATCCGCTAAATTTACTGCTCACAATCATGAGACCTTGACAGCTGTTCAAGTGGCGGAGCAAGTGGTAGCCGAAGTTAGGACAATTAGTAAAATTGAAGAAATGAAGAAAAGCATTAATACACTTCAAGGTAAAAAAATCACTGATGATATAACTTACACCCCATATGTAGTAACAATAGAAGAAGTAGAAGCTCCTGCATCCGTTAAGGAAAATTTGAAAAAGGCAATTATTACAGTGAAATCAATATCTGGTGCAGGAATAAATGAGCCTGAATTTAAAACGGAAATGTATATAAAGGTGAAATGA
- the pheT gene encoding phenylalanine--tRNA ligase subunit beta produces MLVSIKWLKDYIDTQGLAPADLGEKITRSGIEVDAVIDRSHGMTNVVVGYVESCVKHPEADKLSICQVNVGEETTQIICGAPNIAAGQKVIVARPGASLPGGMKIKKAKLRGEESNGMICSLQELGIEGKLVPKVYAEGIYVLPEDAEVGSDVIANFDLDDTVLELGLTPNRADAMSMLGVAYEVGAILSEDVKLPESSYTEAADSAESMLTLNVDAPEANPLYVAKVIRNIEVKESPMWLQQRLMAAGVRPHNNVVDVTNYVLMEYGQPLHAFDYDSLKTGNITVRQAKEGEKITTLDDTERTLSAHNLVITNGEEPVALAGVMGGANSEVSDSTTTIVIESAYFASGSIRQTSKEHGLRSDASSRYEKGVDPNRVIPAAERAASLIAELAGGEVLAGSLVFDQLDREEKIVKVSPDFINTRLGMKIPFEDMMEILGRLKFNTDAINGQLVISVPTRRQDIQIEEDVVEEIARLYGYDEIPATLPVTEAAPGGLTPYQEKRRIVRKVLEGAGLLQATTYSLTSEKSATQFALTETETTKLLMPMSEERSTLRQSLLPHLLESVSYNTARRMDSVALYETGAVFLKADDELLNEEEHLAIAMTGLWLDHSWQGEKKEVDFFVLKGIVEGLANRLGLELAFERGQMDDLHPGRTAFIMLNGNRVGVIGQLHPNEQKARDLKTTVVMELNLSALLDVQPESLVYTPVPRYPSISRDVALVLSKIVEAGTIEAVIRNAGGKLLKDVRVFDLYEGDKMEEGKKSVAFSLTYFDPEKTLTDEEVTNAHEKVLSALTEVGAELRS; encoded by the coding sequence ATGTTAGTATCCATTAAATGGTTGAAAGATTATATAGATACACAAGGCTTGGCACCTGCAGATTTGGGTGAAAAAATCACGCGCTCCGGCATCGAAGTGGATGCGGTGATCGACCGTTCCCACGGCATGACAAATGTCGTAGTTGGCTACGTAGAATCATGCGTCAAACATCCGGAAGCGGATAAACTATCAATTTGCCAAGTAAACGTCGGCGAAGAAACAACACAGATCATCTGCGGTGCGCCGAACATTGCAGCAGGCCAAAAAGTCATCGTGGCTCGTCCAGGTGCTAGCCTGCCCGGCGGCATGAAAATTAAAAAGGCCAAACTGCGCGGCGAAGAATCAAACGGCATGATTTGCTCGCTTCAGGAACTGGGCATTGAAGGCAAACTCGTGCCTAAAGTGTATGCAGAAGGCATTTATGTATTGCCGGAAGATGCGGAAGTCGGAAGCGACGTTATTGCAAACTTCGATTTGGATGATACCGTGCTTGAATTGGGGCTGACGCCGAACCGTGCCGATGCCATGAGCATGCTTGGTGTGGCTTATGAAGTAGGAGCCATTCTTTCGGAAGACGTCAAATTGCCGGAATCAAGCTACACAGAAGCAGCTGATTCTGCGGAATCCATGTTGACGCTAAATGTTGATGCACCGGAAGCGAACCCGCTATATGTCGCGAAAGTGATCCGCAACATCGAAGTGAAGGAATCGCCGATGTGGCTGCAGCAGCGTTTGATGGCTGCCGGTGTCCGTCCGCACAATAACGTGGTCGACGTAACGAACTATGTCTTGATGGAATACGGCCAGCCGCTTCATGCGTTTGACTATGATTCATTAAAAACAGGGAATATCACGGTCCGCCAGGCAAAAGAAGGCGAAAAAATTACGACACTGGATGACACAGAACGCACCTTGTCTGCCCATAACTTGGTGATCACAAACGGTGAAGAACCCGTAGCGCTTGCAGGCGTAATGGGCGGAGCCAACTCGGAAGTCAGCGATTCGACAACGACAATTGTCATCGAATCCGCTTATTTCGCATCAGGTTCGATTCGCCAGACGTCGAAAGAACATGGCCTCCGCAGCGATGCAAGTTCACGCTATGAAAAAGGCGTTGACCCGAACCGCGTCATCCCGGCTGCAGAACGTGCCGCAAGCTTGATCGCGGAACTTGCAGGCGGCGAAGTGCTAGCAGGATCGCTTGTGTTCGATCAGCTGGACCGTGAAGAAAAAATCGTTAAAGTGTCTCCGGACTTTATCAATACACGTCTCGGCATGAAAATTCCATTTGAAGACATGATGGAAATCCTCGGTCGCTTGAAATTCAACACCGATGCTATCAATGGCCAACTGGTGATTTCCGTGCCGACACGCCGCCAGGACATTCAAATAGAAGAAGATGTGGTGGAAGAAATTGCTCGCCTCTACGGCTACGATGAAATTCCGGCAACGCTTCCGGTAACAGAAGCAGCTCCGGGCGGCTTGACGCCGTACCAGGAAAAGCGCCGCATTGTCCGCAAAGTGCTGGAAGGCGCGGGCCTTCTTCAGGCGACAACGTATTCACTGACGTCTGAGAAATCAGCGACGCAATTTGCTTTGACGGAAACGGAAACGACAAAACTGTTGATGCCGATGAGCGAAGAACGCAGTACGCTGCGCCAAAGCTTGCTGCCGCATTTATTGGAATCGGTATCGTACAACACGGCTAGAAGAATGGATTCTGTTGCCTTGTATGAAACCGGCGCCGTGTTCTTGAAAGCGGACGATGAATTATTGAATGAAGAAGAACATTTGGCAATCGCCATGACCGGTTTATGGCTCGATCATAGCTGGCAAGGAGAGAAGAAAGAAGTCGACTTTTTTGTGCTGAAAGGTATTGTCGAAGGCTTGGCGAATCGTTTAGGGCTTGAACTGGCATTTGAACGCGGCCAAATGGACGATCTGCATCCGGGACGCACCGCTTTCATCATGCTAAACGGCAATCGTGTCGGTGTCATCGGACAGCTTCACCCGAACGAACAGAAAGCACGCGACTTGAAAACGACGGTTGTGATGGAATTGAATCTATCTGCATTGCTGGACGTTCAGCCGGAGTCGCTTGTATACACACCGGTGCCGCGCTATCCATCCATTTCACGTGACGTTGCTCTGGTTCTTTCGAAAATCGTTGAAGCCGGAACGATCGAAGCGGTTATCCGCAACGCAGGCGGCAAACTGTTGAAAGACGTTCGCGTCTTTGACTTGTACGAAGGCGATAAGATGGAAGAAGGCAAAAAATCAGTGGCGTTCTCATTGACGTACTTCGATCCTGAAAAAACGTTAACGGATGAAGAAGTGACGAATGCACATGAGAAAGTTTTGAGTGCATTGACAGAAGTAGGCGCAGAGCTGCGCAGCTAA